In the Hordeum vulgare subsp. vulgare chromosome 7H, MorexV3_pseudomolecules_assembly, whole genome shotgun sequence genome, one interval contains:
- the LOC123409928 gene encoding probable E3 ubiquitin-protein ligase XBOS35 — MGLLGMMGDSFGCSATGERLVSAARDGDIQEARALLELNPRLARYSTFGIRNTPLHYSAAKGHHEIVSLLIESGVDINLRNCRGQTALMQACLYGHWKVVQILVLFKANIHKKDCFSGATAIHFAALKGHTRCIRLILADYVPSLSDFWNIMRGTSTEQANKEAFDAANLQRLVNGKSDGGVTPLHLAALHGHAESLQLLLDLGASVSEVTVNDGSTIDLIGSGSTALHYAACGGSAVCCQLLIAAGAHMGAENANGLSPLMVARSWHKTSAEGILSKQPEGRLLILPSPYLSLPLMSIVKIARECGWRKTSVSSSSCHDPCVICLEMECTVAAEGCGHEFCTKCALYLCSTTSSSTSTRGVPGSISCPLCRHTIVSFVKLRGTTSLKELPWTTSSLALCAAGASTGSLRRQSDIRRLRSSSVHLGCSSFRSIRSGKLNCGRLDETLPCLVNCIRPDVRRSSSYRERVGSRYSEFS; from the exons ATGGGACTCTTAGGTATGATGGGCGACTCATTCGGCTGCTCAGCTACCGGTGAACGGCTCGTCTCTGCCGCGAGGGATGGAGACATCCAGGAGGCTAGGGCCCTATTGGAGCTTAACCCCCGGCTTGCACGATACTCAACATTCGGTATCCGAAACACACCCCTCCATTACTCGGCGGCAAAGGGCCACCATGAG ATTGTTTCCCTGCTAATAGAATCTGGCGTTGATATCAACCTTAGGAACTGCAGAGGACAG ACTGCTCTGATGCAAGCTTGTCTATATGGTCACTGGAAAGTTGTACAGATTCTAGTTCTTTTTAAAGCTAAT ATTCACAAAAAAGATTGTTTTAGTGGCGCAACAGCAATTCATTTTGCCGCCCTGAAAGGTCATACTCGGTGCATCCGGCTTATTTTGGCTGATTACGTGCCTAGTTTGTCGGATTTTTGGAACATCATGCGCGGAACATCCACGGAGCAAGCAAATAAGGAAGCTTTTGATGCAGC AAATCTCCAGAGACTAGTTAATGGAAAGTCAgatggaggtgtcacccctcttcacTTGGCAGCTCTTCATGGGCATGCTGAGAGCTTGCAATTGCTGTTGGACCTTGGAGCCTCTGTCTCTGAGGTCACAGTCAATGATGGTTCAACTATTGATCTCATAG GTTCAGGAAGCACAGCCCTtcactatgcagcttgtggtggaAGTGCTGTATGCTGCCAA CTTCTCATTGCAGCAGGAGCACACATGGGAGCTGAAAATGCTAACGG GTTGAGTCCTTTGATGGTGGCTCGTTCATGGCACAAAACCAGTGCTGAAGGCATCCTAAGCAAACAACCAGAAGGGAGACTACTAATTCTTCCGTCACCATATCTGTCTCTTCCACTGATGAGCATTGTCAAAATCGCTCG GGAATGCGGATGGAGAAAAACCTCGGTATCATCTAGTAGTTGCCATGATCCATGTGTCATATGTTTGGAGATGGAATGTACGGTGGCTGCAGAAG GCTGTGGCCATGAGTTCTGCACCAAATGTGCACTCTATCTGTGCTCCACCACCAGCAGCTCCACGTCTACCCGCGGGGTGCCTGGCTCCATATCTTGCCCTCTGTGCAGGCACACAATAGTCTCCTTCGTGAAGCTCAGAGGCACCACCTCCCTGAAGGAGCTTCCGTGGACTACCTCATCATTGGCTCTATGTGCGGCAGGCGCAAGCACTGGCTCGTTGCGTCGCCAGTCGGACATCCGTCGCCTTCGCTCCTCCTCAGTTCACCTAGGATGCTCCTCTTTTCGATCCATTCGCTCCGGTAAATTGAATTGCGGCAGGCTTGACGAGACGTTGCCCTGCCTTGTCAACTGTATCAGGCCGGATGTGCGGCGATCATCTTCGTACAGGGAAAGAGTCGGTAGTAGATATTCAGAGTTTTCATAA